The proteins below are encoded in one region of Chelmon rostratus isolate fCheRos1 chromosome 21, fCheRos1.pri, whole genome shotgun sequence:
- the h3f3d gene encoding H3 histone, family 3D, with the protein MARTKQTARKSTGGKAPRKQLATKAARKSAPSTGGVKKPHRYRPGTVALREIRRYQKSTELLIRKLPFQRLVREIAQDFKTDLRFQSAAIGALQEASEAYLVGLFEDTNLCAIHAKRVTIMPKDIQLARRIRGERA; encoded by the exons ATGGCTCGTACTAAGCAGACCGCTCGTAAATCCACCGGAGGAAAGGCGCCGAGGAAGCAGCTGGCCACCAAAGCTGCCAGGAAAAGCGCGCCATCCACCGGTGGAGTGAAGAAGCCTCACAGATACAG GCCTGGTACTGTTGCTTTGCGTGAGATCCGTAGGTACCAGAAGTCCACCGAGCTGCTCATCAGGAAGCTGCCTTTCCAGCGTCTTGTCAGGGAAATTGCCCAGGATTTCAAGACAGATCTGCGTTTCCAGAGTGCAGCTATTGGTGCTCTGCAG GAAGCCAGTGAGGCATACTTGGTCGGACTGTTTGAGGACACCAACCTGTGCGCTATTCACGCAAAGAGGGTTACCATCATGCCCAAGGACATTCAGCTGGCCAGGCGAATTAGAGGAGAGCGTGCATAG
- the c21h16orf91 gene encoding protein CCSMST1 isoform X2, with amino-acid sequence MSTTVGRVFTGLTRAACSRRVFIHNATSTVRLNNVQSLPLSSQRSPESTDVEKEVNDEPIKFSTSKASHRTWKVDRSMGSQHQRPWWKVLPISLFGTGLLLWCALREETEIDAQLSQHLMQQLPGLLSNEEDDEENKSS; translated from the exons ATGTCCACAACAGTAGGACGAGTTTTCACCGGTCTCACACGCGCTGCTTGTAGTCGAAGGGTATTTATTCATAACGCAACTTCGACCGTGAG ACTGAACAATGTACAGTCACTACCTCTGAGCTCACAGAGGTCACCAGAGTCCACAGATGTCGAGAAAGAGGTGAACGATGAGCCCATCAAATTTTCTACCAGCAAAGCCAGTCACAGAACCTGGAAAGTTGATCGCTCCATGGGGAGTCAGCATCAGCGGCCCTGGTGGAAGGTCCTCCCCATCAGCCTGTTTGGTACGGGACTTCTTCTGTGGTGTGCACTGAGAGAGGAGACGGAGATCGACGCACAGCTGAGTCAACATTTGATGCAGCAGTTACCAGGCTTGCTTTCAAATGAGGAAGACGACgaggaaaataaatcaagttAA
- the c21h16orf91 gene encoding protein CCSMST1 isoform X1 has translation MSTTVGRVFTGLTRAACSRRVFIHNATSTVSRLNNVQSLPLSSQRSPESTDVEKEVNDEPIKFSTSKASHRTWKVDRSMGSQHQRPWWKVLPISLFGTGLLLWCALREETEIDAQLSQHLMQQLPGLLSNEEDDEENKSS, from the exons ATGTCCACAACAGTAGGACGAGTTTTCACCGGTCTCACACGCGCTGCTTGTAGTCGAAGGGTATTTATTCATAACGCAACTTCGACCGTGAG CAGACTGAACAATGTACAGTCACTACCTCTGAGCTCACAGAGGTCACCAGAGTCCACAGATGTCGAGAAAGAGGTGAACGATGAGCCCATCAAATTTTCTACCAGCAAAGCCAGTCACAGAACCTGGAAAGTTGATCGCTCCATGGGGAGTCAGCATCAGCGGCCCTGGTGGAAGGTCCTCCCCATCAGCCTGTTTGGTACGGGACTTCTTCTGTGGTGTGCACTGAGAGAGGAGACGGAGATCGACGCACAGCTGAGTCAACATTTGATGCAGCAGTTACCAGGCTTGCTTTCAAATGAGGAAGACGACgaggaaaataaatcaagttAA
- the LOC121624462 gene encoding G-protein coupled estrogen receptor 1-like, which yields MTMYVDYRVITEYNLTVQLNDTQMAVLSDFLQEASESNRCYIISLLLSTLYTIFLFPVGLIGNVLILVVNLDHRGRLTAPDLYFVNLAVADLILVADSLIEVFNLKQGYYDMAGLCTFMNLFQQVNMYSSVFFLTWMSYDRFITLTGFIGRSMLRARLSCCLIWVSSSLFTVLPFAIAQRQHAGELTFCFANVTQIQWLEVMLGFLLPFCILGLCYWRIAQVLHRSQGVQGGPQQRPRRQKALRMISAAVLVFFLCWLPENVFVSVHLLRGHTDGGTLWQDYPLTGHAVRLAAFSNSCLNPLIYSFLGETFQDKLRLFLHQKSRWAKLHRSASGKPIYVPATSTCIHATCDQPHQSTHLSPKIPPKAVGLLSEKHQLQTIGHIDNT from the coding sequence ATGACCATGTACGTGGACTACAGAGTCATCACTGAGTATAACCTGACTGTTCAGCTAAACGACACACAGATGGCAGTCCTCTCTGATTTTCTGCAGGAGGCTTCAGAGAGCAATCGGTGTTATATTAttagcctcctcctctccaccctctaCACTATATTCCTGTTCCCCGTTGGCTTAATTGGGAACGTCCTCATCTTAGTAGTCAACCTGGACCACAGGGGCCGCCTGACAGCCCCGGACCTCTACTTCGTGAACCTGGCTGTGGCCGACCTCATCCTTGTGGCTGATTCTCTGATCGAGGTGTTCAACCTGAAGCAGGGCTACTACGACATGGCTGGCCTCTGCACCTTCATGAACCTTTTCCAGCAGGTCAACATGTACAGCAGTGTCTTCTTCTTAACCTGGATGAGCTACGACCGGTTTATCACACTGACTGGGTTCATAGGGCGCAGCATGCTGCGGGCGCGCCTCAGCTGCTGCCTTATCTGGGTGTCCTCGTCTTTGTTCACCGTGCTGCCTTTTGCTATAGCTCAAAGGCAGCACGCTGGAGAACTCACCTTCTGCTTCGCCAACGTGACCCAGATTCAGTGGCTGGAGGTGATGCTGGGTTTCTTGCTGCCTTTCTGCATCTTGGGTCTGTGCTACTGGAGGATAGCACAGGTGCTCCACCGGAGCCAGGGGGTGCAAGGCGGCCCACAGCAGAGGCCTCGCAGGCAGAAAGCCCTGCGGATGATCTCAGCAGCTGTGTTagtcttcttcctctgctggcTCCCAGAGAACGTGTTTGTAAGTGTTCACCTTCTACGAGGCCACACAGACGGCGGCACACTGTGGCAGGACTACCCCCTGACTGGTCACGCTGTCAGGCTGGCGGCCTTTTCTAACAGCTGCCTGAACCCGCTCATCTACAGCTTCCTCGGGGAGACCTTTCAGGACAAACTGAGGCTTTTTCTCCACCAGAAGAGCAGATGGGCCAAGCTGCATAGGTCAGCCTCAGGAAAGCCCATCTATGTACCAGCTACAAGCACATGCATCCATGCAACATGTGACCAACCACACCAGTCCACACATTTAAGCCCTAAAATCCCTCCAAAAGCTGTTGGACTCCTCtcagaaaaacaccaactgCAGACAATAGGTCACATAGATAACACATAA
- the LOC121624463 gene encoding uncharacterized protein LOC121624463 → MSNQSLNLSTEGSTTPSFSYTSASAVPPTTGLDIIAANDITSRANYVYCFLAVLGFIAGCFLLYSLIQTYRAQRQLVGLDCLLLAFCGFQLLLLLLSLHSVTYRPDYLRSTGLGCAALSFTINAASLCGLLILVLMAYVLTLNSPSNALLKKPGVSVALVILASVLISLLLAGLRGPHDDLQKEDVCFMDLVSAGVSYAAARLCLAFLIPYILQVGLLIRGCVRQWKSKGRFLSGSTEGPVFLTVTTVMFFCQLFYSVALVRGAQLEREGLSHHERAFLSVAEFVFFSGSSASMLPALFMHRRCRESLHRVFRQLRDCCRSPGHTQPNRNIIAPHIEITDTLQDIES, encoded by the exons ATG TCTAATCAAAGCCTGAACCTATCCACTGAGGGGAGCACCACACCTTCATTTTCTTACACCTCCGCTTCAGCAGTCCCCCCCACTACTGGGTTGGATATAATTGCAGCCAATGACATAACCTCCAGAGCGAACTATGTCTACTGTTTCTTGGCTGTGCTGGGCTTCATCGCAGGCTGCTTCCTGCTCTACAGCCTGATCCAGACCTACAGAGCCCAGAGACAGCTGGTTGGGCTCGACTGCCTGCTCTTGGCCTTTTGTGGCTTCCAGCTactgctcctgctcctctctctgcactctGTGACCTACAGACCTGACTACCTGCGTAGCACAGGTTTGGGCTGCGCCGCTCTCTCCTTCACCATCAACGCAGCCTCTCTGTGCGGCCTGTTGATCTTAGTGCTGATGGCTTATGTCCTAACTCTGAATTCGCCATCCAACGCCCTGCTGAAGAAGCCTGGGGTCTCTGTGGCCCTGGTGATCCTGGCTTCTGTCCTGATTTCTCTGCTGCTAGCTGGGCTTCGTGGTCCCCATGATGATCTGCAGAAAGAGGACGTTTGTTTTATGGATCTAGTCAGCGCCGGTGTTTCATATGCAGCTGCTCGACTGTGCCTGGCCTTTTTGATTCCCTACATCCTCCAGGTGGGACTTCTGATAAGGGGCTGCGTCCGGCAGTGGAAATCTAAAGGACGATTCCTCTCTGGCTCCACAGAGGGTCCTGTGTTCCTGACAGTCACCACGGTTATGTTCTTCTGCCAGCTCTTCTACAGCGTGGCGCTGGTGAGAGGAGCACAGCTAGAGAGGGAGGGGCTGAGCCATCACGAGCGGGCCTTCCTGAGCGTGGCCGAGTTTGTGTTCTTCTCAGGAAGCAGTGCCAGCATGCTGCCCGCGCTGTTCATGCACAGGCGGTGTCGAGAGAGCCTCCACAGAGTGTTTAGGCAGCTGAGGGACTGCTGTCGAAGCCCTGGGCACACGCAGCCCAACAGAAACATCATAGCTCCCCACATCGAGATCACAGACACGCTGCAGGACATCGAGTCATAG